In Helicobacter ibis, the sequence TTTAAATAAAAATAAAAATGAGAAATATTTTTATTTTTATTTGTAGGAATGTAATTTGCTTAATTTCTGTAAAAATTTTCTAGGAATTGATATGAAAATTATAATTTGTATTTTATTATCTGTGGGCATAGTATTTGGTGAGACTATCACAAGGAGCGGTGTTAATGTGTTTGTAGATAGAGATTCTATAAATAAAGATCGCATAAAACAAGGCGGTATGGATAAATCACTAGCGCAAGTTAGAAGAATCTTTAACAATTTGAATATAAAAAGTAGCAACTCAGCGCCTCCTGTATCTAGGGTTATGGTGTTGCAAGTGTGTTCTACAAAAAAGCTGCAAACAACAAAGGAAGTATGTGAAGATATACCAAACAATCAACTAGCTACGCAATACGATCATGAAGGGGGCTTTTTTGTGGTGCAAACTGCTGTTATTGGCTATGGTGGTAAGGGCTATGGGAGTGCTACATTTTTGGGAAATGAAGCTAGATTAATAGAGACTTCTGGTATAGACATTGATGGTGATAGAAGGGTTGATGGATATTTAGAATTATGGGATATTTCTGAATTGGCAAACGATAGTGGAATCTTTAGCTATACTTCTCGCTCTATAAATGTAGGCCCAGCATTAAATACGACGATTTTTATAAAGTAAGATAAAATTACCCTAGAGTTAAGTGTATAATTTTGTAACAAAGAAAATAGATAACATAATTACTAGCTTAGGAATCTAAGAAGGATTTATGTTGTTTCTAATGCGTATTTTTTAAATAATTCTCCTCTTTGTTTATATGAGGAGAATTGATCCAAACTAGCAGCAGCAGGCGATAGTAGTGCAACAGAAGTTGTGCTATGAATCTTGTTTATCTCTTTTATTGCTATTTTTAGCTCTTTACACATGGTGCATGTTATGCTAGATTCATCGCTTAGGAGCTTTAGCTTTTCTGCGTTGCTTCCTATGGCATATATTTTTACATTTAGCATTTTTAGCTCTGCAAATAAGTAGTCTAAATTAGCACCCTTATCATCTCCGCCTAAAATTAGCAGAATCTCTTTGTCTTTGTATCTTTTTAGAGCTTGTATAGTAGCATCTACATTTGTTCCCTTACTATCATCAACCCATAGTCGATTTTTATTATCAAAAAATTCTTCTATTTTATGTTGCCCTATTTTAAATTCTGATAGTAATTTGTAGTTTGCTTCTGAAAATAGAGCCTTACTAGCACATAGTGCAAGAATGCTATCGAGCAAAAATGGTTCTTTAAATGGTATATCTTGCAAATTTATATAAAAAGATTCTGCAAGATCTGTGCTATTTTCATAGAATATAAGACAAGCTAAGCTTTCTTTGCAGTATTTATGGTTTTGCAGATTTTTGGGGATTATGGCTATTTCTTTTTCTCTCATGTGTAAAAGTACTTTTAGTTTAGAATCTACATAAGATTCATAGTCTCCATGCCAACTTATATGATCTTCACTAAGTGGTAATAAGATATATAAATTTGGTCTTGCAATATTTGTGTAATGCAGAGTAAATGAGCTAGTCTCTAAAATCCACATTGGTGCATTTTTGGATAGATTTGCAAGTGGTGTGCCTATGTTGCCCCCACACTCAATGCCTCTATGTGATAATAGGTGATGTAGCATTTGTGTTGTTGTGGTTTTGCCATTTGTGCCACTTATCCATATGCTAGGAGGCATATCTTTGGCAAAGAAGTCATATTCGCTAAGCAAATTATTTTTGCCTAGAATCTTTATTGTATCTTGTATCATTTGGTTTTGTGGCGGGATTCCGGGACTTGTTATGACTTGTATATTTTTGTTTTCTGATAAAAAAGATACAAGCATATTTGTAGGCATTAGAATATTTCCAAGCTCGTCTGTTTGTTTATATAGAAACTTATCATCAAAAATAGCACAAGGTGCAAATTGCTTTGCAATAGCTTGTGTTGTCCCACCAAATCCAAGTAATACAATCATCATCTAAGCTTTAGAGTAATTAATGCAATTATGTTGCTAATTAATGCAACAATCCAAAATCTAACTATTATTTTAGATTCACTTAGTCCCTTTTCTTCAAAGTGATGATGAAGTGGTGCCATTAGAAAAATCCTCTTACCTCTTGTTTTGTAGCTTCCTATTTGTAATAATACAGATAATGCTTCAACGACAAAAATAAAACCTATTACAAATAATAAAATCTCATTTTTTGATACTATCCCCATATATGCTATAAACCCACCTAAAGCCAAGCTGCCACTATCTCCCATGAATACCTGTGCAGGGTGGCAGTTATACCACAAAAACCCTATTAAAGAGCCAACTAAAGCTGAAGCAACAATGGCAACTTCGCCACTTCCGATTATTTTTGGCAACAATAAATATGAGCTAAACACAGAGTGCCCAGCAATATATACCAATACACCAAGAGTTG encodes:
- a CDS encoding DUF4879 domain-containing protein yields the protein MKIIICILLSVGIVFGETITRSGVNVFVDRDSINKDRIKQGGMDKSLAQVRRIFNNLNIKSSNSAPPVSRVMVLQVCSTKKLQTTKEVCEDIPNNQLATQYDHEGGFFVVQTAVIGYGGKGYGSATFLGNEARLIETSGIDIDGDRRVDGYLELWDISELANDSGIFSYTSRSINVGPALNTTIFIK
- the murD gene encoding UDP-N-acetylmuramoyl-L-alanine--D-glutamate ligase; its protein translation is MIVLLGFGGTTQAIAKQFAPCAIFDDKFLYKQTDELGNILMPTNMLVSFLSENKNIQVITSPGIPPQNQMIQDTIKILGKNNLLSEYDFFAKDMPPSIWISGTNGKTTTTQMLHHLLSHRGIECGGNIGTPLANLSKNAPMWILETSSFTLHYTNIARPNLYILLPLSEDHISWHGDYESYVDSKLKVLLHMREKEIAIIPKNLQNHKYCKESLACLIFYENSTDLAESFYINLQDIPFKEPFLLDSILALCASKALFSEANYKLLSEFKIGQHKIEEFFDNKNRLWVDDSKGTNVDATIQALKRYKDKEILLILGGDDKGANLDYLFAELKMLNVKIYAIGSNAEKLKLLSDESSITCTMCKELKIAIKEINKIHSTTSVALLSPAAASLDQFSSYKQRGELFKKYALETT